The nucleotide window TTGCGATCGCCGTGACGGGCGCCGCCCGAACCCTTCTGCTTCACGAACTTCTTGCCCGTGCGCGCGCCTTCCGACCGGTTCTTCACGTCATGCGTGCCGGCCATGGCCTTGAGCTGCTGGTAGCGAACCATGCGGTGCAGGATATCGGGACGGACTTCGAGGCCGAACACAGCGTCCGCGACCTCGACCTTACCGGCCGACTTGCCTTCGAGAGTAGTTACCTGGAGTTCCATTTACTTCGCTTCTCCCGCAGCTGCGGCCTCGAACGAGCCAGGGAAGGCTGCGTTCGCGGGAGCCGGCTTCTTTACGGCGTCCTTGATCATGATCCAGGCGCCCTTGGAGCCCGGAACCGAACCTTGGATCATGATCAGGCCACGCTCCACATCGGTCTTGACGACCTTGACGTTCTGCGTGGTGATGCGACGATCGCCCATATGGCCCGGCATCTTCTTATTCTTGAAGGTCTTACCCGGGTCCTGACGGCCACCGGTCGAACCGATCGAGCGGTGCGACACAGACACACCGTGCGAGGCACGCAGACCACCGAAGTTCCAGCGCTTCATACCGCCAGCAAAACCCTTACCGATCGAGGTACCGGTCACATCGACCAGCTGACCTTCGGCAAAGTGGTCTGCCTTCAGGGTCGCACCAACCTCAATGAGGTTCTCGGCGTCGACGCGGAACTCAGCCACGTGGCGCTTGGGCTCGACCTTGGCAACGGCATATTGGCCGCGCTCAGCCTTGGAAACATTCTTCGGCTTGGCCTGGCCGGCACCCAACTGCAGGGCGACATAGCCATCCTTTTCGACGGTCCGCTGGCCCACCACCTGGCAGTTCTGCAGGCCCAACACCG belongs to Devosia sp. XK-2 and includes:
- the rplC gene encoding 50S ribosomal protein L3 gives rise to the protein MRSGLIAQKLGMTRIFTEDGNHVPVTVLGLQNCQVVGQRTVEKDGYVALQLGAGQAKPKNVSKAERGQYAVAKVEPKRHVAEFRVDAENLIEVGATLKADHFAEGQLVDVTGTSIGKGFAGGMKRWNFGGLRASHGVSVSHRSIGSTGGRQDPGKTFKNKKMPGHMGDRRITTQNVKVVKTDVERGLIMIQGSVPGSKGAWIMIKDAVKKPAPANAAFPGSFEAAAAGEAK